The Pirellulimonas nuda genome includes a region encoding these proteins:
- the sthA gene encoding Si-specific NAD(P)(+) transhydrogenase, which yields MKQYDCVVIGTGPAGQKGAIQAAKLGKRVAVIEKNSVLGGAQINTGTIPSKALREAVLHLTGASSRGLVGHTNSVKRRIALSDLVAVSQQVIRHEWEVIHDQFARNNVDLLWGRAEFTSPNQVLVHGPDGVEAIEADRFLVAVGTRPARPADVPFNNHTIFTSDEVLKLDRVPKTMIVVGGGVIGVEYACIMATLGVRVTLVEGRKQVLGFLDSEIAEAFQYFMRQKGIALRMGEKVESIREKEFCNGTTCTLVEAQLESGKTLRSETLLYAVGRQGVCGSLGLQNVGVEFDDRERLHVNEHYQTSVPHVYAAGDVIGFPALASTGMEQGRRAICHAFGVDSVGNYNTTLFPYGIYAVPEISMVGKTEEQLTTEGIPYEAGVANYREIARGKLIGDDLGMLKLLIHQETHKILGVHVIGTGATELIHIGQAVMALDGDVEYFINNVFNFPTLAECYKVAAYNGLNKLNHV from the coding sequence ATGAAACAATACGACTGCGTAGTGATTGGCACCGGTCCGGCCGGCCAAAAGGGCGCCATCCAGGCGGCCAAGCTGGGGAAGCGCGTGGCGGTGATCGAGAAGAACTCCGTGCTCGGCGGGGCCCAGATCAACACCGGCACCATCCCCTCCAAGGCGCTGCGCGAAGCGGTGCTGCACCTCACCGGCGCCAGCTCGCGCGGGTTGGTAGGCCACACGAACTCCGTGAAGCGGCGGATTGCGTTGTCGGACCTGGTGGCCGTGTCGCAGCAGGTGATCCGCCACGAGTGGGAGGTGATCCACGACCAGTTCGCCCGCAACAACGTCGACCTGCTGTGGGGACGCGCCGAGTTCACCAGCCCTAACCAGGTGCTGGTGCACGGCCCCGACGGAGTCGAGGCGATCGAGGCGGATCGTTTCCTGGTGGCCGTGGGGACCCGCCCCGCCCGCCCCGCGGACGTGCCGTTCAACAACCACACCATCTTCACCAGCGACGAGGTGCTGAAGCTGGACCGCGTGCCCAAGACGATGATCGTGGTCGGCGGCGGCGTGATCGGCGTGGAGTACGCCTGCATCATGGCGACCCTCGGCGTGCGCGTGACGCTGGTCGAAGGCCGCAAGCAGGTGCTGGGCTTCCTCGACTCCGAGATCGCCGAGGCGTTCCAGTACTTCATGCGGCAGAAGGGGATCGCGCTGCGGATGGGCGAGAAGGTGGAGTCGATCCGCGAGAAGGAGTTCTGCAACGGCACCACCTGCACGTTGGTTGAGGCCCAACTGGAGTCGGGCAAGACCCTGCGGTCCGAGACGCTGCTGTACGCCGTGGGCCGGCAGGGGGTGTGCGGTTCGCTGGGCCTGCAGAACGTGGGGGTCGAGTTCGACGACCGCGAGCGGCTGCACGTCAACGAGCACTACCAGACCAGCGTGCCCCACGTGTACGCGGCGGGCGACGTGATCGGCTTCCCGGCGCTCGCCTCGACCGGCATGGAGCAGGGCCGCCGCGCCATCTGCCACGCGTTCGGCGTCGACAGCGTGGGGAACTACAACACCACGCTGTTCCCCTACGGCATCTACGCGGTGCCGGAGATCTCGATGGTCGGCAAGACCGAGGAGCAGCTCACCACCGAAGGGATCCCCTACGAGGCGGGCGTGGCCAACTACCGCGAGATCGCCCGCGGCAAGCTGATCGGCGACGACCTGGGGATGCTCAAGCTGCTGATCCACCAAGAGACGCACAAGATCTTGGGCGTGCACGTGATCGGCACCGGCGCCACCGAGCTGATCCACATCGGCCAGGCGGTGATGGCGCTAGACGGCGATGTGGAGTACTTCATCAACAACGTGTTCAACTTCCCGACGCTGGCGGAGTGCTACAAGGTGGCCGCTTACAACGGGCTCAACAAGCTGAATCACGTTTAG
- a CDS encoding response regulator produces MKRVLDIGNCGPDHASLTRFFLKHFGAEVAQANLAADALAKLKEQSFDLAVVNRKLDADYSDGIEVIKQLKADPATAELPVMLITNYPEHQDAAEKVGALRGFGKLELEKPETVERCRAVLG; encoded by the coding sequence ATGAAGCGCGTCCTCGACATCGGCAACTGCGGACCCGACCACGCCTCGCTCACGCGGTTCTTTTTGAAGCACTTCGGCGCGGAGGTCGCCCAGGCGAACCTGGCCGCCGATGCGCTCGCGAAGCTGAAGGAGCAGAGCTTCGACCTGGCGGTCGTCAACCGCAAGCTCGACGCCGACTACTCCGACGGAATCGAGGTGATCAAGCAGCTCAAGGCCGACCCGGCGACCGCAGAGCTGCCGGTAATGCTCATCACCAACTACCCGGAGCACCAAGACGCCGCCGAGAAGGTCGGCGCGCTGCGGGGGTTCGGCAAGCTCGAGCTGGAGAAGCCCGAGACGGTCGAGCGCTGTCGGGCGGTGCTGGGTTAG
- a CDS encoding outer membrane protein assembly factor BamB family protein produces MAIRFLLLASLTLSPCLSPAWGATAGDTATAKPTSEWNQWGGSSTRNNTPEATDLPTEWNVGEFDFRTGEWDPSTAKNIKWVARLGSQTYGNCVVADGKAFVGTNNSGGWLPRYPGDVDLGCLLAFDQETGEFLWQHSSEKLKTGRVHDWPLQGICCAPLVQGDRLWFVTSRGEVRCVDTEGFRDGENDGAVTDEESRIKAQAASAGAEYDMKNEADVLWVFDMMNELGVSQHNMCSCSITDCGDTLLVNTSNGLDESHINLPAPDAPSFIALDKNDGRLLWTDKSPGENILHGQWSSPTYAVIDGQPQAIFGGGDGWVYSFDPAGDGQGGAKLLWKFDANPKESTWILGGRGTRNNIIATPVVHDGLVYVAVGQDPEHGEGVGHLWCIDPTKRGDVSPELAFNSKSPNETIPHKRIQAVVPEEGDFARANPNSAALWHYSETDWNDDGEIDTYLETMHRSCGTVAIKDGVLYIADFSGIFHCIDPKTGKQNWSYDMFAAAWGSPLIVDGKVYIGDEDGDVAIFRHSADPKVAMKEDGGEMTPHFGEINMSNSVYSTPIVVDNVLFISNRTHLFAIEKKDE; encoded by the coding sequence ATGGCCATCCGTTTCTTGCTGCTTGCCTCGCTCACTTTATCGCCGTGCCTCTCACCCGCTTGGGGGGCTACCGCCGGCGACACGGCCACCGCCAAACCCACCTCCGAGTGGAACCAGTGGGGGGGCTCCTCGACGCGCAACAACACCCCCGAAGCCACCGACCTGCCCACCGAATGGAACGTAGGAGAGTTCGACTTCCGCACCGGCGAGTGGGACCCCTCGACCGCGAAGAACATCAAGTGGGTCGCCCGGCTCGGGTCGCAGACCTACGGAAACTGCGTGGTGGCCGACGGCAAGGCGTTTGTCGGAACCAACAACTCCGGCGGCTGGCTGCCCCGGTACCCGGGCGACGTCGACCTCGGCTGCCTGCTGGCGTTCGACCAAGAGACCGGCGAGTTCCTCTGGCAGCACTCCAGCGAGAAGCTCAAGACGGGCCGCGTTCACGACTGGCCGCTGCAGGGCATCTGCTGCGCGCCGCTGGTGCAAGGCGACCGGCTGTGGTTCGTCACCAGCCGGGGCGAGGTCCGCTGCGTCGACACCGAGGGCTTCCGCGACGGCGAGAACGACGGCGCGGTGACCGATGAAGAATCCAGGATCAAGGCCCAGGCCGCTTCGGCCGGCGCCGAGTACGACATGAAGAACGAGGCCGACGTGCTGTGGGTCTTCGACATGATGAACGAGCTGGGCGTCAGCCAGCACAACATGTGCAGTTGCAGCATCACCGATTGCGGCGACACGCTGCTGGTGAACACCAGCAACGGCCTCGACGAGTCTCACATCAACCTCCCCGCGCCAGACGCCCCCAGCTTTATCGCCCTGGACAAGAACGACGGCCGGCTGCTGTGGACCGACAAGAGCCCCGGCGAGAACATCTTGCACGGCCAGTGGTCGAGCCCCACCTACGCGGTCATTGATGGCCAGCCGCAGGCGATCTTCGGCGGCGGCGACGGCTGGGTCTACAGCTTCGACCCCGCCGGCGACGGCCAGGGGGGCGCCAAGCTGCTGTGGAAGTTCGACGCCAACCCCAAAGAAAGCACCTGGATCCTCGGCGGCCGCGGCACGCGGAACAACATCATCGCCACCCCCGTGGTGCACGACGGGCTGGTGTACGTGGCCGTAGGCCAAGACCCCGAGCACGGCGAAGGGGTGGGCCACCTGTGGTGCATCGACCCCACCAAGCGTGGCGACGTGAGCCCCGAGCTGGCGTTCAATTCCAAGAGCCCCAACGAAACCATCCCCCACAAGCGGATCCAGGCCGTGGTGCCCGAAGAGGGCGACTTCGCCCGCGCCAACCCCAACTCGGCCGCGCTGTGGCACTACAGCGAGACCGACTGGAACGACGACGGCGAGATCGACACCTACCTGGAAACCATGCACCGTAGCTGCGGCACCGTGGCCATCAAGGACGGCGTGCTGTACATCGCCGACTTCAGCGGCATCTTCCACTGCATCGACCCCAAGACCGGCAAGCAGAACTGGAGCTACGACATGTTCGCCGCGGCGTGGGGCTCGCCGCTAATCGTCGACGGCAAGGTCTACATCGGCGACGAAGACGGCGACGTCGCCATCTTCCGCCACTCGGCCGACCCCAAGGTGGCCATGAAGGAAGACGGCGGCGAGATGACGCCCCACTTCGGCGAGATCAACATGAGCAACAGCGTCTACAGCACGCCGATCGTGGTCGACAACGTGCTGTTCATCTCCAACCGCACGCACTTGTTCGCGATCGAGAAGAAGGACGAGTAA
- a CDS encoding PQQ-binding-like beta-propeller repeat protein, with amino-acid sequence MLLLLASFSASAGAADWPNWRGPEYDGMSQDTDLPETWNPRGGQGSNLLWKSEALAGRSTPVVFDGKLYTLCRDKPGTELEAEKVVCADAATGKVLWEHVFNVYLSDVPDTRVGWSSVVCDPATGRVYAQGVCGYFCCLDGKTGKPEWERSLHEEFGFLSTYGGRTNFPVVYKDTVITSAVVIGWGDTPQWGLMAKPAHRFMAFDKKTGELRWLAGTSLIPQDTTYSSPALVTLDGQDLLVFGSGDGKAWALQAGTGKQVWSYPLSRRGINTSPVVGPDGRVYIGQSEENVVGSTMGLMAALDGTKTGAMELGDELWLEPQAMVGKSGPILVDGRVYAVTDTGKLLVYDAQSGEEVARKTLGRAMRGSLVHADGMIFCCTNEGTWYTLKPTADGVDIAAKVRLPRDEVNGSPIVADGRIYLPTSEYLYCIGTDESIDANKGSAEVKKTAAAASPGEPAQVQVVPWETLLTPGQDQPFRARLFDAKGNFVREAKPSEVTFAVAAGPGSVSSDGLYQAPSDAGHECALVTCKIGELSGQGRVRITPPLPWSFDFEGVDDVPLSWIQGRVRYVIREAQEGDGTPGNHFIAKPMELPTKPGAPTTKLGTRSQMWMGSDQLSDYTVQADVKMKTGTGAEVDPSVAKPEFPAAANNSAQKLPAAGLINSRYILSLFGANDEVRLYSWCTHDKRTQAAVSMKFEPDTWYTMKVKAVPDADSGVARVFGKVWKRDEEEPAEWTLSIEDRAPNLQGSPGLFGDSKDAEFYVDNLSVTPN; translated from the coding sequence GTGCTTCTTCTGCTTGCCAGCTTCTCTGCTAGCGCCGGCGCCGCCGACTGGCCCAACTGGCGCGGGCCCGAGTACGACGGCATGTCGCAAGACACGGACTTGCCCGAAACCTGGAACCCCCGCGGCGGCCAAGGGAGCAACCTGCTGTGGAAGAGCGAAGCGCTCGCGGGACGTTCGACCCCCGTCGTCTTTGACGGCAAGCTGTACACCTTGTGCCGCGACAAGCCCGGCACCGAGCTGGAAGCAGAGAAAGTAGTCTGCGCAGACGCCGCAACCGGCAAAGTCCTGTGGGAGCACGTCTTCAACGTCTACCTGTCCGACGTTCCAGACACCCGCGTCGGCTGGTCGAGCGTGGTCTGCGACCCCGCCACCGGCCGCGTCTACGCCCAGGGGGTTTGCGGCTACTTCTGCTGCCTGGACGGCAAGACAGGCAAACCAGAGTGGGAGCGCAGCCTGCACGAAGAATTCGGGTTCCTCAGCACGTACGGCGGGCGCACCAACTTCCCGGTCGTCTACAAGGACACCGTCATCACCAGCGCCGTGGTGATCGGTTGGGGCGACACGCCGCAGTGGGGCCTGATGGCCAAGCCGGCGCACCGCTTCATGGCCTTCGACAAGAAGACCGGCGAGCTCCGCTGGCTGGCCGGCACCTCGTTGATCCCACAGGACACCACCTACAGCTCGCCCGCCCTGGTGACACTCGACGGCCAGGACCTGCTGGTCTTCGGCTCGGGCGACGGCAAGGCGTGGGCGCTGCAGGCCGGCACCGGCAAGCAGGTGTGGAGCTACCCGCTGTCGCGCCGCGGCATCAACACCTCCCCGGTGGTCGGGCCCGACGGTCGCGTTTACATCGGCCAGAGTGAAGAGAACGTGGTCGGCAGCACCATGGGGCTGATGGCGGCGCTGGACGGCACCAAGACCGGCGCCATGGAGTTGGGGGACGAGCTGTGGCTCGAACCCCAAGCGATGGTCGGCAAGAGCGGCCCGATCCTGGTCGACGGCCGCGTGTACGCCGTCACCGACACCGGCAAGCTGCTGGTCTACGACGCTCAATCCGGAGAGGAGGTCGCCCGCAAGACGCTAGGCCGCGCGATGCGCGGCTCGCTGGTGCACGCGGACGGCATGATCTTCTGCTGCACCAATGAGGGGACCTGGTACACGCTCAAGCCGACCGCCGATGGCGTGGACATCGCGGCCAAGGTCCGGCTGCCGCGCGACGAGGTAAACGGCTCGCCGATCGTGGCCGATGGGCGGATCTACCTGCCGACTTCGGAGTACCTGTACTGCATCGGCACGGATGAGTCGATCGACGCCAACAAGGGATCGGCCGAAGTGAAGAAGACGGCAGCCGCGGCCTCGCCCGGAGAGCCGGCCCAGGTACAGGTTGTCCCTTGGGAGACGCTGCTCACACCGGGCCAAGACCAACCGTTCCGCGCCCGGCTGTTTGACGCCAAGGGCAACTTTGTTCGAGAGGCCAAGCCGAGCGAGGTAACCTTCGCGGTGGCCGCCGGGCCGGGGAGTGTTTCTTCCGATGGGCTCTACCAGGCCCCGTCGGACGCCGGTCATGAGTGCGCCTTGGTCACCTGCAAGATCGGCGAGCTGTCGGGCCAAGGCCGCGTGCGGATCACCCCGCCACTGCCGTGGTCGTTCGACTTCGAAGGGGTAGACGACGTTCCGCTCTCGTGGATCCAGGGCCGCGTCCGCTACGTGATCCGCGAGGCGCAGGAAGGAGACGGCACGCCCGGCAATCATTTCATCGCCAAGCCGATGGAGCTGCCGACCAAGCCCGGCGCCCCCACCACCAAGTTGGGGACCCGCAGCCAGATGTGGATGGGCTCCGACCAGCTCTCAGACTACACGGTCCAGGCGGACGTAAAGATGAAGACCGGCACCGGCGCGGAGGTCGACCCGTCGGTCGCCAAGCCGGAGTTCCCCGCCGCCGCAAACAACTCGGCCCAGAAGCTGCCGGCCGCCGGGCTGATCAACAGCCGGTACATCCTCTCGCTGTTCGGCGCCAACGACGAGGTTCGCCTCTATAGCTGGTGCACCCACGACAAGCGGACCCAGGCCGCCGTGAGCATGAAGTTCGAGCCCGACACCTGGTATACGATGAAGGTCAAGGCGGTTCCCGACGCCGATTCGGGTGTGGCCCGCGTGTTCGGCAAGGTGTGGAAGCGCGACGAAGAAGAGCCCGCCGAGTGGACGCTCTCGATCGAAGACCGGGCGCCCAATCTGCAGGGGTCGCCTGGGCTGTTTGGCGACTCGAAGGACGCGGAGTTCTACGTAGACAACCTGAGTGTGACGCCGAACTGA
- a CDS encoding tetratricopeptide repeat protein produces the protein MPSRVASFRMLSPLLALILLAPGCRMIRARHAAADPEAQSRELSRQGVSALELGAWDRAELLLRRAAEAMPTDADSRRHLAEALWRSGQTDEAVEQARTASSLDPYDARLAIVAGEMLLATGDADAALEQANRAIGLDSSLAEAWALRGRAHRQLGEPDRALADLQRCLTHGPGDCGVLNELAQLHQSRGEHQRALTAVHQWLDAYTPGAEPAEALVLEGETYLAMGRPKMAVDSLHAALERGGVDAPTLYVLAECEAAAGRYPQAVSAVQQALAEDASHEPSRALLARLSTGQGPTLR, from the coding sequence ATGCCGTCTCGAGTCGCTAGCTTCCGAATGCTGAGCCCGCTGCTGGCGCTAATACTGCTGGCGCCGGGGTGCCGGATGATCCGCGCCCGCCACGCGGCGGCCGACCCCGAGGCGCAGAGCCGCGAGCTCTCCCGCCAAGGGGTGTCTGCGCTCGAGCTGGGCGCCTGGGACCGTGCAGAGCTGCTGCTCCGCAGGGCGGCCGAAGCGATGCCCACCGACGCAGACTCTCGCCGCCACCTGGCCGAGGCGTTGTGGCGGAGCGGTCAGACCGACGAAGCCGTAGAGCAAGCCCGCACCGCCAGCAGCCTCGACCCGTACGACGCCCGGCTGGCCATCGTCGCGGGGGAGATGCTATTGGCGACCGGCGACGCGGACGCGGCCCTCGAGCAGGCCAATCGCGCCATCGGGCTCGATTCTTCGCTCGCCGAGGCGTGGGCCTTGCGCGGCCGGGCCCACCGACAACTCGGAGAGCCGGACCGCGCCCTAGCCGACCTGCAACGGTGCCTCACGCACGGCCCGGGTGACTGCGGCGTGTTGAACGAGCTGGCGCAGCTCCACCAGTCGCGTGGCGAACACCAGCGGGCGCTGACCGCGGTGCACCAATGGCTGGACGCGTACACGCCCGGGGCCGAGCCGGCCGAGGCCCTGGTGCTCGAAGGAGAAACGTATCTAGCGATGGGGCGGCCGAAGATGGCCGTCGACAGCCTGCACGCCGCTCTTGAGCGGGGGGGAGTCGACGCGCCGACGTTGTACGTCCTCGCCGAGTGCGAGGCAGCGGCCGGGCGGTACCCCCAGGCGGTCTCGGCTGTCCAACAAGCGCTGGCCGAAGACGCCTCGCACGAACCAAGCCGGGCGTTGCTGGCCAGGCTCTCGACGGGTCAGGGGCCGACGCTCCGCTGA
- a CDS encoding cob(I)yrinic acid a,c-diamide adenosyltransferase → MKIYTRTGDEGRTGLFGGGRVSKADARIEAYGAVDELNATLGAARAAMAGIEALADADAVLHEAQNRLFDLGAELATPDAAKRGLAVIGPDDAQHLEAMIDRHEALLPELKTFVLPGGTSAAALLHVARTVCRRAERQCVAFGEQHLVRPDVLIYLNRLSDLLFVLARAVNHAQGVSDTPWEKKS, encoded by the coding sequence ATGAAGATCTACACCCGCACCGGCGACGAGGGCCGGACCGGCCTGTTCGGCGGAGGACGCGTCAGCAAGGCCGACGCCCGCATCGAGGCCTACGGCGCCGTCGATGAACTCAACGCCACGCTCGGGGCGGCCCGCGCCGCCATGGCGGGCATCGAGGCGCTCGCGGACGCAGACGCCGTGCTCCACGAGGCCCAGAACCGGCTCTTCGACCTGGGGGCAGAGCTCGCCACGCCCGACGCCGCGAAGCGGGGACTGGCGGTGATCGGCCCGGACGACGCCCAGCACCTCGAGGCGATGATCGACCGTCACGAGGCGTTGCTGCCCGAGCTCAAGACCTTTGTCCTGCCCGGCGGCACCTCCGCCGCAGCGCTGCTGCACGTGGCCCGCACCGTGTGCCGGCGCGCCGAGCGCCAGTGCGTGGCGTTCGGCGAGCAGCACCTGGTGCGGCCCGACGTGCTGATCTACCTCAACCGCTTGAGCGACCTGCTGTTCGTCCTGGCCCGCGCAGTCAACCACGCGCAGGGCGTCTCCGACACGCCTTGGGAAAAGAAGTCCTGA
- a CDS encoding ammonium transporter has product MVARLACALALLLLLAPSAALAQLEAPTEAPAESRAEAPPEPPTLESVAAAAGAAQVAANNAWMLTSCALVLFMTAPGLAMFYGGLVRKKNVLSVMMQCLFLMGLMTCIWALYGYSLAFGSGGPYIGNGDYLFMQGVEREWDPVANAPTEPMYQVDGVDTIPMLTHMLFQGMFFIITPALICGAFAERMKFSAMTAFVILWGTIVYLPLCHWVWGGGILAFGADGAWAGGALDFAGGTVVHISSGVSALICAIMIGRRIGFGTADLRPHNLTYTALGAGMLWVGWFGFNAGSELACDHLTSSAFAVTHFSAAAGAVAWAAYECVTRGKPSVLGAASGAVAGLVCITPAAGFVNPMPALAMGAAAGVVCAWSCGTLKHMLGYDDALDAFGVHGVGGTLGAVLTGVFATRACWDIDGGKPLGLIEGGSVITGQIVAVAVTWVYSIVATIILLKLVDLTIGIRVTEEGERRGLDITEHEEEGYIIP; this is encoded by the coding sequence ATGGTCGCTCGGTTAGCGTGTGCCTTGGCCCTGTTGCTGCTTCTGGCTCCATCGGCAGCGCTCGCGCAGCTCGAAGCCCCCACCGAGGCCCCGGCTGAATCCCGTGCTGAGGCTCCGCCCGAGCCGCCGACGCTCGAGTCGGTCGCCGCTGCCGCGGGCGCCGCGCAGGTCGCCGCCAACAACGCCTGGATGCTCACCTCCTGCGCCCTGGTCTTATTCATGACGGCCCCCGGGCTGGCGATGTTCTACGGCGGACTTGTGCGCAAGAAGAACGTCCTGTCGGTGATGATGCAGTGCCTGTTTCTGATGGGGCTGATGACCTGCATCTGGGCGTTGTACGGGTACTCGCTCGCGTTTGGCAGCGGCGGGCCCTACATCGGCAACGGCGACTACCTGTTCATGCAGGGGGTCGAGCGCGAATGGGACCCGGTCGCCAACGCGCCGACCGAGCCGATGTATCAAGTCGATGGCGTCGACACGATCCCGATGCTGACCCACATGCTGTTCCAAGGGATGTTCTTCATCATCACGCCGGCGCTGATCTGCGGCGCCTTCGCAGAGCGGATGAAGTTCAGCGCCATGACGGCGTTCGTGATCCTGTGGGGCACCATCGTCTACCTGCCTCTCTGCCACTGGGTGTGGGGGGGAGGGATCTTGGCGTTCGGCGCCGACGGCGCCTGGGCCGGAGGCGCGCTCGACTTCGCCGGCGGCACCGTGGTGCATATCAGCTCCGGCGTTTCGGCGCTGATTTGCGCCATCATGATCGGACGCCGCATCGGCTTCGGCACCGCCGACCTGCGTCCGCACAACCTCACCTACACCGCGCTGGGCGCGGGGATGCTGTGGGTCGGCTGGTTCGGGTTCAACGCCGGCAGCGAGCTGGCCTGCGACCACCTCACCTCCAGCGCCTTTGCCGTGACGCACTTCTCTGCGGCCGCCGGGGCGGTCGCCTGGGCCGCCTACGAGTGCGTCACCCGCGGCAAGCCAAGCGTGCTGGGCGCCGCGTCGGGCGCCGTGGCGGGGCTGGTCTGCATCACCCCGGCGGCCGGTTTCGTGAACCCGATGCCCGCGCTCGCCATGGGCGCCGCGGCGGGCGTGGTGTGCGCCTGGTCGTGCGGAACGCTCAAGCACATGCTGGGCTACGACGACGCGCTCGACGCGTTCGGCGTGCACGGCGTCGGCGGCACCCTGGGCGCGGTGCTAACCGGCGTGTTCGCCACGCGGGCGTGCTGGGACATCGACGGCGGCAAGCCGTTGGGGCTGATCGAGGGGGGCTCGGTGATCACCGGGCAGATCGTGGCGGTGGCGGTGACCTGGGTCTACAGCATCGTCGCCACGATCATCCTGCTGAAGCTGGTCGACCTAACGATCGGCATCCGGGTAACCGAAGAAGGCGAACGCCGCGGCCTCGACATCACCGAGCACGAAGAAGAAGGCTACATCATCCCGTAA
- a CDS encoding P-II family nitrogen regulator → MKKVEAIVRHYKLEDVKNALSQAGIAGMTITEVRGFGRQKGHTEMYRGTEYTVDFVPKVKIEIAIDDDRLQMAIDTILRAAQTGQIGDGKIFVSELAETIRIRTGETGGEAL, encoded by the coding sequence ATGAAGAAAGTAGAAGCCATCGTCCGCCACTACAAGCTGGAGGACGTGAAGAACGCCCTTAGCCAGGCGGGCATCGCCGGCATGACCATCACCGAGGTCCGCGGCTTCGGCCGGCAGAAGGGCCACACAGAGATGTACCGCGGCACGGAGTACACCGTCGATTTTGTGCCCAAGGTGAAGATCGAGATCGCGATCGACGACGACCGGTTGCAGATGGCCATCGACACGATCCTGCGCGCCGCGCAGACGGGCCAGATCGGCGACGGCAAGATCTTTGTCTCGGAGCTGGCCGAAACCATCCGCATCCGCACCGGCGAGACCGGCGGCGAAGCCCTCTAG
- the tnpA gene encoding IS200/IS605 family transposase produces the protein MENYRTGAHSRYDIKYHFVWVTKYRKQVLSGAVGTRVRDLVREVCRTNDIEILQGSVSLDHVHVLLSCPPTLSPSKIMQSIKGKTSRKLMMEFKHIERRFWGRHLWARGYFVATSGNVTDEAIAAYIRGQDGAEPSDGDDRFQVTPPS, from the coding sequence ATGGAGAACTACCGCACGGGTGCGCATAGCCGCTATGACATCAAGTATCACTTCGTGTGGGTGACGAAGTACCGGAAGCAGGTCCTTTCGGGTGCAGTAGGCACACGGGTTCGGGACTTGGTGCGTGAGGTCTGCCGGACCAATGACATCGAGATTCTGCAGGGGTCGGTGTCGCTCGATCACGTGCACGTATTGCTGTCGTGCCCGCCGACACTCTCGCCGAGCAAGATTATGCAGTCCATCAAGGGGAAGACGTCGCGGAAGCTGATGATGGAGTTCAAGCACATTGAGAGGCGGTTCTGGGGTCGGCATCTGTGGGCGCGGGGCTACTTCGTGGCGACCAGCGGTAACGTGACCGACGAGGCTATCGCGGCGTACATCCGCGGGCAGGACGGCGCCGAACCAAGCGATGGTGACGACCGATTCCAAGTTACCCCACCATCGTGA